GCAGCGGTACGGATCTCCTCGCGCAGCGGGCTCCCCAGCCTGCTCGTCTATCTGGGCATAGGCGTCGCCATGGGCCAGGACGGCATCGGCGACATCCACTTCGACAACGCCGAGCTGACCCAGGTCATCGGGTACGCGGCCCTGGTCGTGATCCTGGCCGAGGGCGGCCTGGGCACGAAGTGGAAGGAGATCAAGCCGGCCCTGCCGTCCGCCACGGCGCTGGCGCTGGCCGGTGTCGCGGTGAGCGTGGGGATCACGGCGTCGGCCGCGCACTACCTGATCGGGCTGGAGTGGCGGCAGGCGCTCATCATCGGGGCGGTCGTCTCCTCGACCGACGCGGCGGCCGTGTTCTCCGTGCTGCGGAAGATCCCCCTGCCCGCGCGTGTGACGGGCACGCTGGAGGCGGAGTCCGGCTTCAACGACGCCCCGGTGGTCATCCTCGTGGTCTCGCTGTCCACGGCGGGCCCGGCCGAGCACTGGTACGTGCTGCTGGGCGTGATCCTGCTGGAGCTGGCGATCGGCGCGGCCATCGGTCTCGCGGTGGGCTGGCTGGGCGCCTGGGGGCTCCGGCACGTGGCGCTGCCCGCCTCCGGCCTCTACCCGATCGCCGTGATGGCGATCGCCGTGGTGGCGTACGCGGCGGGCGCGCTGGCCCACGGCAGCGGCTTCCTCGCGGTGTACCTCGCCGCGATGGTGATGGGCAACGCGCGGCTGCCGCACTGGCCGGCCACGCGCGGGTTCGCCGACGGGCTCGGCTGGATGGCCCAGATCGGCATGTTCGTCCTGCTCGGACTGCTGGTCACCCCGCACGAGCTGGGCGACGACATCGTGCCCGCGCTGGTCATCGGGCTGGTGCTGACCATGGTGGCGCGTCCGCTGAGCGTGGTGCTCTGCCTGACGCCGTTCCGGGTGCCGTGGCAGGAGCAGACCCTGATGTCCTGGGCGGGGCTGCGCGGGGCCGTGCCCATCATCCTGGCGACCATCCCCATGGTGGAGGGCGTCGACGCCAGCCGCCGGATCTTCAACATCGTCTTCGTCCTGGTCGTCGTCTACACCCTGGTCCAGGGGCCGACCCTGCCGTGGCTGGGCCGCAAGCTGCGCCTCGGCGACGGCTCGGAGGCCGCCGACCTCGGCATCGAGTCGGCCCCGCTGGAGCGGCTGCGCGGGCACCTGCTGTCCGTGGCGATCCCCCAGGAGTCGAAG
This genomic stretch from Streptomyces sp. Go-475 harbors:
- a CDS encoding potassium/proton antiporter, which gives rise to MRAGQGRIRPLTVHHLNQLLLVCSLVLLVAVAAVRISSRSGLPSLLVYLGIGVAMGQDGIGDIHFDNAELTQVIGYAALVVILAEGGLGTKWKEIKPALPSATALALAGVAVSVGITASAAHYLIGLEWRQALIIGAVVSSTDAAAVFSVLRKIPLPARVTGTLEAESGFNDAPVVILVVSLSTAGPAEHWYVLLGVILLELAIGAAIGLAVGWLGAWGLRHVALPASGLYPIAVMAIAVVAYAAGALAHGSGFLAVYLAAMVMGNARLPHWPATRGFADGLGWMAQIGMFVLLGLLVTPHELGDDIVPALVIGLVLTMVARPLSVVLCLTPFRVPWQEQTLMSWAGLRGAVPIILATIPMVEGVDASRRIFNIVFVLVVVYTLVQGPTLPWLGRKLRLGDGSEAADLGIESAPLERLRGHLLSVAIPQESKMHGVEVAELRLPHGAAVTLIVRGGESFVPLPTTILQRGDELLVVATDPVRDATESRLRAVGHGGKLAGWLGTDGASR